Proteins encoded in a region of the Isosphaeraceae bacterium EP7 genome:
- a CDS encoding Hsp20/alpha crystallin family protein, translating to MAIERWDPFPFREPISLRDAMSTLFQDSFVRPGALSATSGLATLPLDVSETEDSFVVKASLPGVKPEDVQITVHGDTLTIRGESKEEQERKGEHWHIRERRSGSFQRSVSLATPVDSDRAQAQFEHGVLTLSLPKSESAKPRQIKLAGASPAKIGAANGGK from the coding sequence ATGGCGATCGAACGTTGGGATCCCTTTCCATTCCGCGAGCCGATCAGCCTCCGTGATGCGATGAGCACACTGTTCCAGGACAGCTTCGTCCGGCCCGGGGCACTCTCGGCCACCAGCGGCCTGGCGACGCTGCCGCTCGACGTCTCCGAGACGGAGGACAGCTTCGTTGTCAAGGCGTCGCTGCCGGGCGTCAAGCCCGAGGACGTGCAAATCACCGTCCACGGCGACACGCTCACCATCCGCGGCGAGAGCAAGGAGGAGCAGGAGAGGAAGGGCGAGCACTGGCACATCCGCGAGCGACGTTCCGGATCGTTCCAGCGATCGGTGTCGTTGGCCACGCCGGTGGACTCGGACCGGGCGCAGGCCCAATTCGAGCACGGCGTCCTCACGCTCTCGCTGCCCAAGTCGGAGTCCGCCAAGCCGCGACAGATCAAGCTCGCCGGCGCGTCGCCGGCCAAGATCGGTGCCGCGAACGGCGGGAAGTGA
- a CDS encoding HEAT repeat domain-containing protein → MAGRASLDDKLAAIRTLRGQSLTPEQISELRKSIGDRSNLVVAAAAPIAGENMLVELSKDLVAAFDRFLVNPLKDDKLCRAKIAIVQALDKMEHQKSDVFLKAARHVQLEPVWGTTEDSAPPVRAAALVALARVEGASSLPLLVDAMIDPARDVRSAAAMALGAIGTESAGLILRLKVRIGDKDLDVFSDCLLGLLTVDPVENLSIVIEFLEPGHAAACEAAALALGKSRLSEALDPLKRCLERCHSTELRQHVLLAIAILRRPASVEYLNELIGTGPELTAIDALSAIRIYKDDPRLRERVEAIVRERGSKALQAGFDREFR, encoded by the coding sequence ATGGCTGGGCGCGCGTCGCTGGATGACAAACTGGCGGCGATTCGAACACTCCGCGGGCAATCGCTCACACCAGAGCAGATTTCCGAACTGCGGAAGTCGATCGGCGATCGGTCAAATCTGGTCGTCGCCGCGGCGGCGCCCATCGCCGGCGAGAACATGCTCGTCGAACTGTCCAAAGACCTGGTAGCGGCCTTCGATCGGTTTCTCGTCAATCCGCTCAAGGATGACAAGCTCTGCCGCGCCAAGATCGCGATCGTCCAGGCCCTCGACAAGATGGAGCATCAGAAGTCGGACGTCTTCCTGAAGGCGGCGAGACACGTCCAACTCGAGCCGGTCTGGGGCACGACGGAGGATTCCGCCCCACCCGTGCGAGCGGCCGCACTCGTCGCGCTGGCGCGCGTTGAAGGCGCGAGTTCCTTGCCCTTGCTCGTCGATGCGATGATCGACCCCGCAAGGGACGTGCGATCCGCCGCGGCAATGGCGCTCGGAGCCATCGGGACCGAGAGCGCGGGGTTGATTCTCCGCCTCAAGGTTCGCATCGGCGACAAAGATCTCGATGTGTTCTCCGATTGCCTCCTGGGGCTCCTCACGGTTGACCCGGTGGAGAATCTGTCGATCGTCATCGAGTTCCTTGAACCAGGCCATGCGGCTGCTTGCGAGGCGGCGGCACTGGCACTTGGAAAGTCACGCCTGTCCGAAGCCCTCGACCCGCTGAAGCGATGCCTTGAGCGGTGTCACTCAACTGAATTGAGACAGCACGTACTTCTGGCCATCGCCATCCTCAGGCGACCCGCCTCGGTTGAGTACCTGAACGAGCTCATCGGAACCGGGCCGGAACTCACCGCAATCGACGCGCTGTCGGCGATTCGAATCTACAAGGATGACCCGCGTCTGCGCGAGAGAGTCGAGGCAATCGTCCGGGAGCGTGGGAGCAAGGCACTCCAGGCCGGGTTCGACCGAGAATTTCGGTAA
- the ispE gene encoding 4-(cytidine 5'-diphospho)-2-C-methyl-D-erythritol kinase, translated as MIVHDRDGAIEVEAPAKLNLFLEILGKRPDGYHELETVMVAVDLRDTLRLVDDPSGQVSLECDDPTLPTDEDNLVVRAALRLKDRAGTMRGVRIELKKRIPSQAGLAGGSSDAAATLVGLDRLWGLGLGIEALDELASGLGSDVNFFLHGPAAVCRGRGERVEPINLKAPLHFVLVCPPVGVSTADVYRALVPPPRPRPMGGIVEALAGGKPAELAELLFNRLQPIAESIRPELARVNKALADLGPLLDGHLMSGSGSAFFGLCRDKDAAREAANRLQLPGLGQVRAVTCDP; from the coding sequence ATGATCGTGCATGACCGTGACGGTGCGATCGAGGTGGAAGCACCGGCCAAGCTCAACCTGTTCCTGGAGATCCTGGGCAAGCGGCCCGACGGATACCACGAGCTTGAGACAGTCATGGTGGCTGTCGACCTGCGTGACACGTTACGCCTGGTCGATGACCCATCGGGGCAGGTTTCCCTGGAATGCGATGACCCGACGCTCCCGACCGACGAAGACAACCTGGTCGTCCGCGCGGCGTTACGGCTCAAGGATCGAGCCGGGACGATGCGCGGCGTGAGGATCGAGCTGAAGAAGCGGATCCCGTCGCAGGCAGGCCTTGCGGGCGGATCCAGCGACGCGGCGGCCACCCTGGTCGGCCTCGATCGACTCTGGGGCCTTGGCCTCGGAATCGAAGCGCTGGACGAGCTCGCCTCGGGCCTGGGCAGCGACGTCAACTTCTTCCTGCACGGTCCTGCGGCTGTCTGCCGAGGTCGAGGCGAGCGTGTGGAACCGATCAATCTGAAGGCTCCTCTGCACTTCGTCCTGGTCTGCCCCCCCGTTGGAGTCTCGACGGCGGACGTGTACCGGGCGCTCGTGCCCCCCCCTCGGCCCAGGCCGATGGGAGGGATTGTGGAGGCCTTGGCCGGCGGCAAGCCGGCCGAACTGGCTGAGCTCTTGTTTAATCGGCTTCAGCCGATCGCCGAGTCGATCCGGCCGGAGCTGGCGAGGGTCAACAAGGCCCTGGCCGACCTCGGCCCGTTGCTCGACGGGCACCTGATGAGCGGCAGCGGCTCTGCCTTTTTCGGGCTCTGCCGCGACAAAGACGCGGCACGCGAGGCCGCGAACCGACTGCAACTCCCCGGACTGGGACAGGTCCGGGCCGTCACCTGCGACCCTTGA
- a CDS encoding cytochrome c peroxidase — MRLASSRIASRLAWCLPAALLSLAGCGGAGNEASPPATPPVAVADAPESQAPGKAPAPSGGKLGESVTPVREVDTSKVVDVVKEEIKGGEATAAVPTSIDHLWAMPDSSKIAPAEVVAITPPKGLGPITALIPAANPMTQAKLDLGKQLYFDARISKDTTVSCATCHNPEKAWTDNLPTSVGILGQVGGRNAPTVLNTVYGKTMFWDGRAPSLEGQAQGPPQNKIEMGDQSYGEIVNRLRTIPSYREQFQKVFGTDVTLDGVAKAIATFERTAFSGNSPYDRYNLASKDESPEDLKALTDSQKRGMVLFGLRLNADDEFKPEVTLKKANCTSCHIGANFTDEQFHNLGVGFDVATNKFADIGRFEIAPVGAKNPAEQGAFKTPSLRDIERTFPYMHDGKEKTLVDVVEYYDRGGNANPWIDKDMKKLGLTPQEKQDLVEFMKALNGEIIKVELPTLPPGPDGKAPNPRDALTPPSPKTALGDVHAPVR; from the coding sequence ATGCGTCTCGCATCGTCCCGGATTGCGTCGCGGCTGGCCTGGTGTCTGCCGGCGGCGCTTCTGTCCCTGGCCGGCTGTGGCGGAGCCGGCAATGAGGCCTCCCCCCCCGCGACTCCCCCGGTCGCCGTCGCCGATGCCCCGGAATCCCAGGCCCCCGGCAAGGCCCCGGCCCCGAGCGGCGGCAAGCTGGGCGAGTCGGTCACGCCGGTCCGTGAGGTCGACACCAGCAAGGTGGTCGACGTCGTGAAGGAAGAAATCAAGGGAGGGGAGGCCACCGCCGCGGTGCCGACCTCGATCGACCACCTCTGGGCCATGCCCGACAGCAGCAAGATTGCCCCCGCCGAAGTCGTCGCAATCACCCCCCCCAAAGGGCTGGGACCGATCACGGCGCTGATCCCGGCGGCGAACCCCATGACCCAGGCGAAGCTCGACCTGGGTAAGCAACTCTACTTCGACGCGCGGATCTCCAAGGATACCACCGTCAGCTGCGCCACCTGCCACAATCCCGAGAAGGCCTGGACCGACAACCTTCCCACGTCCGTCGGCATCCTCGGACAGGTCGGCGGACGCAATGCCCCGACCGTGTTGAACACGGTCTACGGCAAGACGATGTTCTGGGACGGTCGCGCACCGTCGCTCGAAGGCCAGGCTCAGGGCCCGCCCCAGAACAAGATCGAGATGGGTGACCAGTCTTACGGCGAGATCGTCAACCGGCTGCGGACCATTCCCAGCTACCGCGAACAGTTCCAGAAAGTCTTCGGCACCGATGTGACCCTCGACGGCGTGGCGAAGGCCATCGCCACCTTCGAGCGCACCGCCTTCTCGGGCAACTCTCCCTATGACCGCTACAACCTGGCCTCGAAGGATGAGTCGCCCGAGGACCTAAAGGCGCTTACCGACAGCCAGAAGCGTGGGATGGTTCTCTTCGGCCTGCGGCTCAACGCCGACGACGAGTTCAAGCCCGAGGTCACTCTCAAGAAGGCCAATTGCACCTCGTGCCACATCGGCGCCAACTTCACCGACGAGCAGTTCCATAACCTGGGCGTCGGCTTTGACGTCGCGACCAACAAATTCGCCGACATCGGACGGTTCGAGATCGCCCCGGTCGGTGCCAAGAACCCGGCCGAGCAGGGGGCCTTCAAGACCCCGTCTCTCCGGGACATCGAGCGGACATTCCCTTACATGCATGACGGTAAGGAGAAGACGCTGGTGGACGTGGTCGAATACTACGACCGCGGCGGCAATGCCAACCCTTGGATCGACAAGGACATGAAGAAGCTCGGCCTCACTCCCCAGGAGAAGCAGGACCTCGTCGAGTTCATGAAGGCCCTCAACGGCGAGATCATCAAGGTCGAGCTGCCGACCCTCCCGCCCGGCCCCGACGGCAAGGCCCCCAATCCCAGGGATGCCCTGACCCCCCCGAGCCCCAAGACCGCGTTGGGCGACGTCCACGCCCCCGTGCGCTGA
- a CDS encoding 4Fe-4S binding protein — MAASTAGKPRKVVPRILAVIHADGCTGCEACLEVCPVDCIYKVPGEDHPSLQTWCDVDLDRCIGCKHCAQVCPWDTIDMVDTLEVAQYVALKGGPPEYVEKHWEDLVEAAQRNALTLAAKKK; from the coding sequence ATGGCCGCCTCGACCGCCGGTAAGCCGCGCAAAGTGGTCCCCCGTATCCTGGCCGTCATCCACGCCGATGGATGTACCGGGTGCGAGGCATGCCTCGAGGTCTGCCCCGTCGACTGCATCTACAAGGTGCCCGGTGAGGATCACCCAAGCCTTCAGACCTGGTGCGACGTCGACCTTGATCGCTGCATCGGCTGCAAGCATTGCGCCCAGGTCTGTCCTTGGGACACGATCGACATGGTCGACACCCTGGAAGTGGCCCAGTACGTGGCGCTGAAGGGCGGCCCCCCGGAATACGTCGAAAAGCATTGGGAAGACCTCGTCGAGGCCGCCCAGCGTAACGCGCTCACCCTCGCCGCCAAGAAGAAATAA
- a CDS encoding CHAD domain-containing protein, whose translation MAFQFKADESVAKRVRRIAGTQIDQALGELKGSDAAAPEDVVHRIRQRLRKVRALIRLTRGGLGGKLADREDARFRDAGRPLSELRDASVLVQTLDRLAEWSAGQIGPESIGPVRDFLLGLKGEVDRRVLDEGKALEELVETLEKARREVKRWEVAGHDWDALEVGLRRIYKRGLGAFHEATDAPTDEGLHEWRKRVKDLRYALDMLLPIRPGFIEDRAVAAHWLADLLGEDHDLVILRDSIQAIGDGEAETASAATLLPLIDGRRAELQRDAIALGRDIFGERPGVFVARFGAYWRAWRSEAEASKFDPP comes from the coding sequence ATGGCATTTCAATTCAAGGCAGACGAATCGGTCGCGAAGAGGGTCCGGCGGATCGCCGGCACCCAGATCGACCAGGCGCTGGGCGAACTGAAGGGCTCGGACGCTGCCGCGCCAGAGGACGTTGTCCATCGTATCCGCCAGCGGCTCAGGAAGGTCCGTGCCTTGATCCGACTTACCAGAGGCGGACTTGGGGGGAAGCTCGCCGACCGGGAGGACGCCCGTTTTCGCGATGCAGGGCGTCCCCTGTCCGAACTGCGAGACGCCAGCGTGCTCGTCCAGACGCTCGACCGATTGGCCGAGTGGTCCGCCGGGCAAATCGGGCCGGAGTCCATCGGCCCGGTTCGTGATTTTCTCCTCGGTCTCAAAGGGGAAGTCGACCGGCGGGTCCTCGATGAGGGGAAAGCCCTTGAAGAACTCGTCGAGACACTGGAGAAGGCCCGTCGGGAGGTGAAGCGTTGGGAGGTCGCAGGGCACGACTGGGACGCCCTCGAAGTCGGCTTGCGGAGGATTTACAAGCGGGGCCTCGGGGCGTTCCACGAAGCGACGGATGCCCCGACCGACGAGGGCCTTCACGAGTGGCGGAAGCGGGTCAAGGACCTCCGTTATGCGCTGGACATGCTCCTGCCCATTCGGCCCGGATTCATCGAAGATCGGGCCGTGGCGGCACATTGGCTGGCGGATCTCCTGGGCGAGGATCACGACCTGGTCATCTTGCGAGATTCGATCCAAGCCATCGGCGACGGGGAGGCCGAGACGGCGTCGGCAGCAACGCTCCTGCCGCTAATCGACGGCCGCCGGGCCGAACTCCAGCGGGACGCAATCGCCCTGGGACGGGACATTTTTGGCGAGCGTCCCGGAGTCTTCGTCGCCCGATTTGGGGCCTATTGGCGGGCGTGGAGGTCGGAAGCCGAGGCCTCAAAGTTCGATCCGCCCTGA
- a CDS encoding alpha/beta hydrolase gives MILPGHSAARRVWRFLRLPVFVLMGMLIVLTAIQDRLIFPGADSQGRPEARVTPPPGATIVTLDANGDKVVALFGPALGPGGSPDPEASRRPTILFFYGNGMCLADSISRFESFRRLGANVLIPDYLGFGLSGGSAGESGCYRTADAAFDHLSSRKDVDPARIVAAGWSLGAAVAVDLAARRPVAGLAIFSPFTSLAEMVRRSFPFLPTSLLLQHKFDNLSKIGGVKVPVLIGHGRRDQLIPFAMSERLAERVPGATRIDVDAADHNDYFDAGGRSVEDALHAFLDRIASAR, from the coding sequence ATGATTCTCCCGGGGCATTCCGCCGCCCGCCGGGTCTGGCGCTTCCTGCGGCTCCCGGTCTTCGTCCTAATGGGGATGCTCATCGTGCTGACCGCGATTCAGGACCGTTTGATCTTCCCGGGAGCCGACTCGCAAGGGAGGCCCGAGGCCCGAGTGACCCCGCCTCCCGGTGCGACGATCGTCACACTTGACGCCAACGGAGACAAGGTGGTGGCCCTCTTCGGCCCGGCGCTTGGGCCGGGGGGTTCGCCCGATCCCGAGGCGTCAAGGCGGCCCACCATCCTCTTCTTCTATGGCAACGGCATGTGCCTGGCCGACTCGATCTCACGGTTCGAGTCGTTCCGGAGGCTGGGGGCCAACGTGCTGATCCCCGATTATCTCGGGTTTGGTCTCAGCGGCGGATCGGCCGGCGAGTCGGGATGCTACCGCACCGCCGACGCGGCCTTCGACCATCTCTCATCGCGTAAGGATGTCGACCCGGCCAGGATCGTGGCCGCGGGGTGGTCGCTCGGCGCGGCGGTCGCGGTCGACCTGGCGGCGCGTCGGCCGGTCGCTGGTCTGGCCATCTTCAGCCCGTTCACCAGCCTGGCCGAGATGGTCCGCCGTTCCTTCCCGTTCCTTCCCACCTCGCTGCTGTTGCAGCACAAATTCGACAACCTCTCGAAGATCGGCGGAGTGAAGGTCCCGGTGCTCATCGGCCACGGTCGACGCGACCAGCTCATTCCGTTCGCCATGTCGGAAAGGCTGGCCGAGCGCGTGCCCGGCGCGACACGCATCGATGTCGATGCGGCCGACCACAACGACTACTTTGATGCGGGAGGCCGGAGCGTCGAGGACGCATTGCATGCGTTCCTCGACCGGATCGCGTCGGCTCGCTGA
- a CDS encoding MFS transporter has protein sequence MDHASKVPSKAWVVTFAGMSVNLCLGILYAWSVWKAGLLSDPAHPAGTPMGGRNAGWTYLTDAQATWAYALCGIIFALSMIPGGRILDRFGPSLGATLGGLFLASGCILAGLMKSYLGLLLGFGVLGGIGMGLAYAATTPAAVKWFGPHQRGLIVGLVVGGYGGAAIYISPLAKSLIADYGLTGSFVVLGSLFALVVVVAGRLLAFPPAGYVPPGAPSSGSGSDQSGLTRVDWTPGQMVRTWQFYGLVFLFIGSAQSGLLVIANATPMLNGTASKVAFFAANAWLLSSFGGLANATGRVGTGIYSDRIGRANAYLINGLISATCLFLMPTIMASGSVPLLFLAVGVAYWQYGGGLALMPAFTADYFGPKHLGSNYGLVFLGWGIAFIVPQLAGYVKDATGSLDATFYASGVLLLAAVVLSRMLTRPLSPTETIRAESPILLASK, from the coding sequence ATGGATCACGCGTCGAAGGTGCCGTCGAAAGCCTGGGTCGTGACGTTCGCCGGCATGTCGGTGAACCTCTGCCTGGGCATTCTCTATGCGTGGAGCGTCTGGAAGGCCGGGCTCCTGAGCGATCCGGCTCATCCGGCCGGGACGCCCATGGGAGGGCGGAATGCCGGCTGGACGTACCTGACCGACGCCCAGGCAACCTGGGCTTACGCGCTCTGCGGCATCATCTTCGCGCTGTCGATGATCCCCGGCGGCCGGATCCTCGACCGGTTCGGGCCGAGCTTGGGTGCCACCCTGGGCGGCCTGTTCCTGGCCTCCGGATGCATCCTGGCCGGGCTCATGAAGAGCTATCTCGGGCTGCTCCTCGGCTTCGGGGTGCTGGGGGGAATCGGGATGGGCCTGGCCTATGCCGCGACGACCCCCGCGGCGGTCAAATGGTTCGGCCCGCACCAGCGTGGTCTCATCGTCGGCCTGGTGGTGGGCGGCTACGGAGGCGCGGCGATCTACATCTCGCCGCTGGCCAAGTCGCTCATCGCCGATTATGGCCTGACCGGCAGCTTCGTCGTGCTCGGCAGCCTCTTCGCCCTGGTCGTCGTCGTCGCAGGCCGCTTGCTGGCGTTCCCTCCGGCGGGATACGTCCCCCCCGGTGCCCCGTCCTCGGGCTCTGGCTCCGACCAGTCGGGCCTGACTCGCGTCGACTGGACCCCCGGGCAGATGGTCCGAACCTGGCAGTTCTACGGCCTGGTTTTCCTGTTCATCGGTTCGGCCCAGTCGGGCCTGCTGGTGATTGCCAACGCAACGCCGATGCTCAACGGGACGGCCAGCAAGGTCGCCTTCTTCGCGGCCAATGCCTGGTTGCTCTCGTCGTTCGGAGGTCTTGCCAACGCGACAGGTCGGGTGGGCACGGGGATCTATTCCGACCGGATCGGCCGGGCCAACGCCTACCTGATCAACGGCCTCATCTCGGCAACCTGCCTGTTCCTGATGCCGACGATCATGGCCTCGGGCAGCGTGCCGCTGCTCTTCCTGGCTGTCGGGGTGGCCTACTGGCAATACGGCGGCGGCCTGGCCCTGATGCCCGCGTTCACGGCCGACTACTTCGGCCCCAAGCACCTGGGGAGCAATTATGGTCTCGTCTTCCTCGGCTGGGGGATCGCCTTCATCGTCCCGCAGCTCGCGGGTTACGTGAAGGACGCCACCGGCAGCCTCGACGCGACCTTCTACGCCTCGGGAGTCCTGCTGCTGGCGGCCGTCGTCCTCAGCAGGATGCTGACCCGCCCACTCTCCCCGACGGAGACGATTCGGGCGGAAAGCCCGATCCTGCTCGCATCAAAGTAA
- a CDS encoding SpoVG family protein, whose protein sequence is MEITEVRIKLMEDNSGSNERLQAFCSITFDDSYVIRDLKIIEGAKGFFVAMPSRKLTDRCTHCGTKNHLRSRFCNQCGCRLDENRALRDADGRAKLHADIAHPINSSCREKIQSAVLASYADELERAKLPGYVSRYDDLDGGEFDVNLPAHVGAEAGAPGSEQAPPLRRSPLRGHAQHNRNGQSVIRGPHVAPRKETSAEGVASDRDISFGSGI, encoded by the coding sequence GTGGAAATCACCGAAGTCCGCATCAAGCTCATGGAAGACAACTCGGGCAGCAACGAGCGTTTGCAGGCGTTCTGCAGCATCACGTTCGACGACTCGTACGTCATCCGTGACCTGAAGATCATCGAAGGGGCCAAGGGCTTCTTCGTCGCCATGCCATCTCGCAAGCTGACCGACCGCTGCACCCACTGCGGCACCAAGAACCACCTCCGCAGCCGGTTCTGCAACCAGTGCGGCTGCCGCCTGGACGAGAACCGCGCCCTGCGTGACGCCGACGGCCGCGCCAAGCTGCACGCCGACATCGCCCACCCGATCAACTCGTCCTGCCGCGAGAAGATCCAATCGGCCGTACTGGCCTCGTACGCCGACGAGCTCGAACGGGCCAAATTGCCCGGCTACGTCTCGCGCTACGATGACCTCGACGGCGGCGAGTTCGACGTCAACCTCCCCGCTCACGTGGGCGCCGAGGCCGGCGCACCCGGCTCCGAGCAGGCACCGCCCCTGCGTCGCAGCCCGCTCCGCGGCCACGCCCAGCACAACCGGAACGGACAGTCGGTCATACGCGGGCCCCACGTCGCGCCCCGCAAGGAGACCTCCGCCGAGGGCGTCGCCTCCGACCGCGACATCTCCTTCGGCTCAGGGATCTGA
- a CDS encoding hotdog domain-containing protein — MSAEERFIVDETNRITFSDSQMPAVLATPWLILRLEFAARHAIEPCLEPHERSVGTYVEVEHLAPAPEGSEVVCRAKVIHVNGPVVTFQVEAHDGIEPLARGIHRRRVIDTERFARRLARKKAQLDEGRG, encoded by the coding sequence ATGTCGGCCGAGGAACGGTTCATCGTCGACGAGACAAACCGGATCACGTTCAGCGATTCCCAGATGCCCGCCGTGCTGGCGACCCCCTGGCTGATCCTCAGGCTGGAGTTCGCCGCGCGGCACGCGATCGAGCCTTGCCTGGAGCCGCACGAGCGCAGCGTCGGCACCTACGTCGAGGTCGAGCATCTGGCCCCCGCGCCCGAGGGCTCAGAGGTCGTCTGCCGCGCCAAGGTGATCCACGTCAATGGACCGGTCGTCACCTTCCAGGTCGAGGCCCACGACGGCATCGAGCCCCTGGCCCGCGGCATCCACCGACGTCGGGTGATCGACACCGAACGCTTCGCCCGCCGCCTCGCCCGCAAGAAAGCCCAACTCGACGAAGGGAGAGGCTGA